Proteins from a genomic interval of Pseudomonadota bacterium:
- a CDS encoding HEPN domain-containing protein, whose amino-acid sequence MKESTSRWLAFAREDLRAAEVVMAADMAGKACFHAQQAVEKALKAVIAQNKEVAPPRTHSMAELFRHLPEGFLAVVRPDLEEALDTYYLWTRYPDAVPGSIVDGMPGREDALEVIEMAKAVLAEVEDLLGNG is encoded by the coding sequence TTGAAAGAGAGCACTAGCCGTTGGCTGGCGTTCGCCCGCGAGGATCTGCGCGCCGCAGAGGTCGTCATGGCGGCGGACATGGCGGGGAAGGCCTGCTTCCACGCACAGCAGGCGGTGGAGAAGGCGCTCAAGGCGGTGATCGCGCAGAACAAAGAGGTCGCCCCGCCGAGGACCCACTCGATGGCGGAGCTGTTTCGTCACCTCCCCGAGGGATTCCTGGCGGTTGTTCGACCCGATCTCGAGGAAGCGCTGGATACCTACTACTTGTGGACCCGTTACCCCGATGCGGTTCCGGGTTCAATCGTGGACGGCATGCCGGGCCGCGAGGACGCGCTCGAAGTGATCGAAATGGCGAAGGCGGTGTTGGCGGAAGTCGAGGACTTGCTGGGGAATGGATAA
- a CDS encoding nucleotidyltransferase domain-containing protein, which translates to METAGDNVEMGALLLREELERCLRILVDWEATEKVILFGSLATGDATAGSDIDISVIARTDDDFWTRNRKVRRLLKPRSAMDIIVYTPEEVESLREARPFFRDEIMAKGRVVFEREH; encoded by the coding sequence GTGGAAACAGCGGGTGACAACGTCGAGATGGGTGCGTTGCTGCTTCGAGAAGAGCTGGAGCGGTGCCTTAGAATTCTCGTCGATTGGGAGGCGACGGAGAAGGTCATTCTCTTCGGTTCCCTCGCGACCGGCGACGCGACCGCCGGCTCGGACATCGACATCTCGGTTATCGCGCGGACGGATGACGACTTCTGGACCAGGAACCGGAAGGTGAGGCGCCTTCTCAAGCCTCGCAGCGCCATGGACATCATCGTGTACACGCCCGAAGAGGTGGAGAGCCTTCGAGAAGCGCGGCCGTTCTTCCGCGACGAGATCATGGCCAAAGGAAGGGTTGTCTTTGAAAGAGAGCACTAG
- a CDS encoding type II toxin-antitoxin system HicB family antitoxin — MSRFLVVIEEVGNNYSAYAPDLPGCVATGKTREEVEQNMRDALAMHMQGLAEDELELPTPSAKSEYFSVSSRGTARKTTRRSGAEVV; from the coding sequence ATGAGTCGATTTCTCGTAGTGATTGAGGAGGTCGGGAACAACTATTCCGCCTACGCTCCGGACCTCCCCGGTTGCGTGGCGACCGGAAAAACGCGCGAGGAAGTGGAGCAGAACATGCGGGATGCCCTGGCGATGCACATGCAGGGGCTCGCCGAGGACGAGTTGGAGCTCCCGACGCCCAGCGCCAAGTCGGAATATTTCTCCGTGAGCTCCCGTGGAACTGCCCGAAAAACAACCCGAAGATCGGGCGCCGAAGTCGTTTGA
- a CDS encoding type II toxin-antitoxin system HicA family toxin — translation MKVRDLVKLIEKDGWYVVATRGSHRQYKHAKKSGRVTIAGHPGDDLAPGTLNSVLKQARLNKKRTEG, via the coding sequence ATGAAAGTTCGGGACCTTGTGAAGTTGATCGAAAAAGATGGGTGGTACGTGGTGGCGACGCGTGGAAGCCACCGTCAGTACAAACACGCCAAGAAGTCCGGGCGTGTGACCATCGCCGGGCACCCGGGAGACGACCTTGCGCCGGGTACGCTGAACAGCGTGCTCAAGCAGGCTCGTTTGAATAAGAAACGCACGGAGGGCTGA
- a CDS encoding type II toxin-antitoxin system PemK/MazF family toxin encodes MTKNTIVLVPFPFDDFSASKVRPALCLTSKIGRFEHVIIAFISSRIPDDPHESDVVIRKDSPEWLGTGLAVDSVVRLHRLVTVPRELIRRKLGTLGPSLQEEVRGKLSKLFEG; translated from the coding sequence ATGACTAAAAACACCATCGTGCTCGTTCCGTTTCCTTTTGACGACTTCTCAGCCTCCAAGGTGCGGCCCGCGCTCTGTCTTACCTCGAAGATAGGGCGGTTCGAACACGTGATCATCGCGTTCATCTCGAGCCGAATCCCGGACGATCCGCACGAGAGCGATGTGGTGATCCGAAAGGACTCGCCAGAATGGCTCGGCACCGGGCTCGCCGTGGATTCCGTGGTCCGGTTGCACCGGCTGGTAACCGTACCGAGGGAGCTGATCAGGAGAAAGCTGGGAACCCTCGGCCCTTCCTTGCAAGAAGAGGTGAGGGGAAAGCTCTCCAAGCTCTTCGAGGGGTAG
- a CDS encoding antitoxin family protein, whose protein sequence is MRETIDAIYENGVLRPLHKLSMTEGQRIRIVLERASKDEPSDADESESEWLRAVSRNPAFAFLSDPEEDIYTFEDGAPLDD, encoded by the coding sequence ATGAGAGAAACGATCGATGCGATTTACGAGAACGGCGTGCTGAGACCGCTGCACAAGCTCTCGATGACGGAGGGGCAACGGATAAGGATCGTCTTGGAGCGTGCCTCGAAGGACGAGCCGTCGGACGCCGACGAGTCGGAGAGTGAGTGGCTGCGGGCCGTCTCCAGGAATCCCGCGTTCGCTTTTCTGAGCGACCCGGAGGAAGACATCTACACCTTCGAAGACGGAGCGCCGCTGGATGACTAA
- a CDS encoding type II toxin-antitoxin system VapC family toxin produces the protein MNGARFLLDTNVLIGFLGGAKWAADFFERTSAKKPEYLVSAVTRMELLGFPGITEEEEGRVAALLARLEPVPIDTQVEEAAISLRRTGNLKLPDAIIAATALTRKAALVTADEDFKKVPDLEVVNPRRP, from the coding sequence ATGAATGGCGCTAGATTCCTTTTGGACACAAACGTCCTGATCGGATTCCTGGGCGGCGCGAAGTGGGCGGCCGACTTCTTCGAGCGGACCTCGGCGAAGAAACCCGAATACCTTGTGAGCGCGGTCACGAGAATGGAGCTCTTGGGGTTTCCTGGAATCACCGAAGAAGAAGAAGGTCGGGTTGCCGCATTGTTGGCCAGGCTGGAGCCGGTGCCGATAGACACCCAGGTCGAGGAAGCTGCAATCTCGTTGAGGCGCACGGGGAACCTCAAGCTCCCCGACGCGATCATCGCGGCCACCGCCCTGACACGGAAGGCGGCCCTGGTGACCGCGGACGAGGATTTCAAGAAGGTCCCGGACCTGGAGGTCGTCAATCCGAGACGCCCGTAG